In the genome of Populus trichocarpa isolate Nisqually-1 chromosome 6, P.trichocarpa_v4.1, whole genome shotgun sequence, one region contains:
- the LOC7463670 gene encoding rho GDP-dissociation inhibitor 1 — protein MSLEVGVDSNTKSMGFDEKNKDEVSETKATTKTPPNEEHNVDEPKSGGISRKMSESSLYATDQEEEDDDESHERKIELGPQYTLKEQLEKDKDDESLRRWKEQLLGAVDIEAVGETLEPEVKILSLEIKSPGRPDIVLSVPENGKPKGSWFTLKEGSRYSLQFTFEVKNNIVSGLKYSNTVWKTGVKVDSSKEMIGTFSPQAEPYTHEMPEETTPSGIFARGSYAAKTKFVDDDNKRYLEINYTFDIRKDWLPTQN, from the exons ATGTCTTTGGAGGTTGGTGTGGATTCAAATACTAAAAGCATGGGTTTTGATgagaaaaacaaagatgaaGTTTCAGAGACAAAAGCAACAACGAAAACACCTCCAAATGAAGAACATAATGTTGATGAACCTAAAAGTGGTGGGATTAGTAGAAAGATGAGTGAGAGTTCTCTTTATGCAACTGATCAAGAAGAAGAGGATGATGATGAATCTCATGAAAGGAAGATTGAGCTTGGTCCTCAATACACACTCAAAGAACAACTTGAGAAAGATAAG GATGATGAAAGCTTGAGGAGGTGGAAGGAACAGCTTCTTGGGGCTGTGGATATTGAGGCTGTTGGAG AGACTCTAGAACCTGAAGTTAAAATCCTGAGCCTCGAAATCAAATCCCCTGGTAGACCTGATATTGTTCTTTCAGTTCCTGAGAATGGCAAGCCTAAAGGTTCTTGGTTCACCTTAAAAGAAGGTAGCCGCTATAGCCTGCAATTCACTTTTGAGGTTAAGAACAACATTGTTTCCGGCCTCAAATATAGTAACACAGTTTGGAAAACTGGTGTCAAGG TTGATAGCTCGAAGGAGATGATCGGAACCTTTAGTCCTCAGGCAGAACCTTACACTCATGAAATGCCCGAAGAAACTACTCCATCTGGTATTTTTGCTAGAGGATCATATGCTGCTAAAACCAAA TTTGTCGATGACGATAACAAGCGCTACTTGGAGATCAACTACACCTTCGACATCCGTAAAGATTGGCTGCCAACTCAAAACTAA